One segment of Dolichospermum sp. DET69 DNA contains the following:
- a CDS encoding trypsin-like peptidase domain-containing protein, whose amino-acid sequence MKVSLKQLAVYLGLVVIGGGSGVVASRYFWTHNLSFQELKNVAITLPAESVVPQPVNGILNSPGGDNVNFIATAVGKVGPAVVRINAVRKISNPMTEAFKNPLFRHFFKEDGQSMPSNKIERGTGSGFILTEDGKLLTNAHVVEDTDTVQVTLKDGRTFEGKVVGIDTVTDIAAVKISAHNLPIVKLGNSQNLIPGQWAIAIGNPLGLDNTVTIGIISATDRTSAQVGVPNKRVSFIQTDAAINPGNSGGPLLNAQGQVIGMNTAIRADAQGLGFAIPIETAFRVANELFTTGEVAHPFLGIEMIDISTTTKQRLKEEDKLNIQPDVGIVIRKVMEKSPAQIGGLLPGDVIQKINGKQIKISAQVQKIVESSTVGDILAIEVNRNGKTQLFKVRSGNYPK is encoded by the coding sequence ATGAAGGTATCTTTGAAACAACTGGCTGTTTATCTAGGTTTGGTTGTAATTGGCGGAGGTAGTGGTGTAGTTGCTAGTCGTTATTTTTGGACACACAATCTTTCATTTCAAGAGTTAAAAAATGTTGCCATAACTTTACCTGCTGAATCTGTGGTTCCCCAACCTGTCAATGGCATACTTAACTCTCCTGGAGGTGATAATGTGAATTTTATCGCCACTGCTGTTGGTAAAGTTGGTCCCGCTGTCGTGCGAATTAATGCAGTTCGGAAAATATCAAATCCGATGACTGAAGCTTTTAAAAATCCCTTGTTTCGTCATTTTTTCAAAGAAGATGGACAATCAATGCCCTCAAACAAAATTGAGCGGGGGACAGGTTCAGGATTTATTCTCACAGAAGATGGTAAGTTACTAACTAATGCTCATGTAGTAGAAGATACAGATACGGTTCAAGTTACCCTCAAAGATGGGCGAACTTTTGAAGGTAAGGTAGTAGGAATTGATACGGTGACAGATATAGCCGCAGTCAAAATTTCCGCCCATAACTTGCCGATAGTCAAGTTAGGTAATTCACAAAATTTAATTCCTGGACAATGGGCGATCGCTATTGGCAATCCTTTAGGCTTAGATAATACTGTCACTATTGGCATTATCAGTGCCACAGATAGAACTAGCGCTCAAGTAGGTGTGCCTAATAAGCGCGTGAGTTTTATCCAAACAGATGCAGCTATTAACCCTGGCAATTCCGGCGGACCACTCTTAAATGCTCAAGGACAAGTTATTGGTATGAATACCGCTATCCGTGCTGATGCTCAAGGACTCGGTTTTGCTATCCCCATTGAAACCGCCTTTCGTGTAGCCAATGAACTGTTTACCACAGGAGAAGTTGCTCATCCTTTTTTAGGAATTGAGATGATAGACATTTCTACAACCACAAAACAGCGGCTGAAGGAGGAAGATAAACTAAACATTCAGCCAGACGTGGGAATTGTCATCAGAAAAGTCATGGAAAAATCCCCAGCACAGATAGGAGGATTACTTCCTGGTGACGTGATTCAAAAGATTAATGGTAAACAAATTAAAATTTCTGCTCAAGTCCAAAAGATAGTTGAATCAAGTACCGTTGGGGACATTCTCGCAATAGAAGTCAACCGCAATGGTAAAACTCAACTCTTTAAAGTTCGTTCCGGAAATTATCCTAAATAG
- a CDS encoding DUF760 domain-containing protein: MVFDPDFLHDDSPQHPNQLLNDHFGDNPNQLLKYLQHQSPEVLARVAQAVSPEIKQIISQNVQGLVGVVPTEHFNVQITTDRDNLAGLLASAMMTGYFLRQMEQRMQLEHLSNQ, encoded by the coding sequence ATGGTGTTTGATCCTGATTTTTTACATGACGACTCCCCGCAACACCCTAATCAACTTCTGAATGATCACTTTGGGGATAACCCCAATCAATTACTTAAATATTTACAGCATCAATCTCCTGAAGTTTTAGCCCGTGTCGCCCAAGCTGTCAGCCCCGAAATTAAACAAATCATTTCCCAGAATGTCCAAGGACTAGTGGGAGTGGTACCGACAGAACATTTTAATGTGCAAATTACAACAGACCGGGATAATCTAGCGGGACTACTGGCATCAGCAATGATGACGGGTTATTTTCTCCGCCAAATGGAACAGAGGATGCAATTGGAACATTTGTCCAATCAATAG
- the scpB gene encoding SMC-Scp complex subunit ScpB: MPKNIPIVGKIEAILYLKGKPLSISEIAEYAKCDRFTAEEGIIELIENYARRDTALEVVETENGYSLQLRSDFHDLVQALIPVEFGVGALRTLAAIALHNPILQSELINLRGSGAYQHVQELVESGFVRKRRESDSRSFALQITPKFHQYFQIEQLPQILAIPEKEQQLELELEG; encoded by the coding sequence ATGCCCAAGAATATACCTATAGTCGGCAAAATAGAAGCGATTCTTTATTTAAAGGGTAAACCCTTATCTATCAGTGAAATTGCTGAATATGCGAAGTGTGATCGCTTCACAGCAGAAGAAGGAATTATCGAACTAATTGAGAATTATGCCCGTAGAGATACTGCTTTAGAAGTTGTAGAAACTGAAAATGGTTATAGTTTACAACTGCGGTCAGATTTCCATGATTTAGTCCAAGCTCTAATCCCCGTAGAATTCGGTGTGGGAGCTTTACGGACATTAGCAGCGATCGCCCTCCATAACCCCATATTGCAAAGTGAATTGATTAATTTACGGGGTTCAGGAGCTTATCAGCACGTTCAAGAATTAGTAGAATCTGGTTTTGTTCGCAAACGCCGAGAGAGTGATTCTCGCTCCTTTGCCCTACAAATAACCCCAAAATTTCATCAGTATTTTCAAATCGAACAACTACCCCAAATTTTGGCAATTCCAGAAAAGGAACAACAACTAGAACTAGAGTTGGAGGGATAA